The following proteins are co-located in the Nitrospiria bacterium genome:
- a CDS encoding lysophospholipid acyltransferase family protein, with protein MRTRPGVLVNLIHLTALGFLGVLFRILNRTEVFGRENIPKRGERGVLFLCNHISTFDPFLIGVTAMPRFSEVWWRAAAKEDLFQTSFSRIIMYLIGAFPVKRGQHDQKSMDRMVESLQTDVLVVFPEGTWSFSGQLLPGRVGVGKVIYQAKPRKILPVAVKGTDLILPRNGWFPRIGQHAKIIFGKPIHLDHFYSMPDNLDTAREIVKVVMKEIGELSNQIEK; from the coding sequence ATGAGAACGCGTCCCGGTGTTCTGGTTAATCTCATCCATCTAACTGCTTTGGGCTTCCTCGGTGTTCTCTTCCGGATTTTAAACCGCACGGAGGTTTTCGGGAGGGAAAATATTCCGAAGCGAGGGGAACGGGGGGTTTTATTTCTTTGCAATCATATATCCACATTTGATCCCTTTTTAATTGGGGTAACCGCCATGCCCCGGTTCTCGGAGGTTTGGTGGCGTGCGGCCGCTAAGGAGGATCTTTTTCAAACCAGTTTCTCACGTATCATCATGTATCTAATTGGGGCCTTTCCGGTAAAAAGAGGGCAACATGACCAGAAATCAATGGATCGAATGGTTGAGTCCCTTCAAACGGACGTGTTGGTGGTTTTTCCGGAGGGAACCTGGTCTTTCAGCGGCCAGCTATTACCCGGCCGGGTGGGGGTTGGAAAAGTCATTTACCAGGCCAAACCCCGGAAAATTCTCCCGGTTGCTGTGAAAGGGACAGATCTGATTCTCCCACGTAATGGTTGGTTTCCACGGATAGGGCAACATGCAAAAATTATATTTGGGAAACCTATTCATCTTGACCATTTTTATTCCATGCCAGATAATTTGGACACGGCACGGGAAATAGTAAAAGTGGTAATGAAAGAAATCGGAGAATTAAGTAACCAAATCGAAAAATGA
- a CDS encoding peptidoglycan DD-metalloendopeptidase family protein: protein MQTPYLIKTLILFTVFLAAVLAKPGYITSVETPLLPELISAREHFPGKTQKTNHHLIHLGQVLPGETFFDLMKKHQFSDQEIHTMNSLSQKVFNLKKIKKGSPYTVFLNENGEVTQFELDIDGEKNFSLKRDANHWMASVEKTPYDLRKNIAQGDIQNSLYLSLDEACALTSLAASLEEIFSWDINFGTDLREGDTYSILYEERWRKGLFVGPGKVLAARFENQGKTFEAVFFEGRNGDKGYFDPNGNSLQRKFLKSPLRFKTISSPFSKNRLHPILKIRKPHLGIDFAAPYGTPVRSSADGLVVFKGKNGGMGKMIKIRHNQTFSSAYGHLSRYSKKIEIGRSIKQGEVLGYVGSSGLATAPHLHYSFYQKGRLVNPLNIKNPNVRFLSPSELDEFKKRARNFLYQIAPSPARIFTASHSASKT, encoded by the coding sequence ATGCAGACCCCCTATTTAATTAAAACCTTAATTTTATTCACGGTATTTTTGGCCGCAGTATTGGCCAAACCTGGATATATTACATCCGTGGAAACCCCTCTATTGCCAGAACTAATTTCCGCACGGGAACATTTCCCGGGTAAAACCCAAAAAACAAACCATCATCTTATCCATTTAGGTCAAGTTCTTCCTGGAGAAACTTTCTTCGATTTAATGAAAAAACATCAGTTTTCAGATCAGGAAATACACACGATGAATTCTTTGAGTCAAAAAGTTTTTAACTTGAAAAAAATTAAAAAGGGAAGCCCTTACACTGTTTTTTTAAATGAAAATGGTGAGGTCACCCAATTCGAATTGGACATTGATGGAGAGAAAAATTTTTCATTGAAGCGGGACGCTAATCATTGGATGGCTTCGGTGGAAAAAACTCCCTACGACCTTAGGAAGAACATCGCCCAGGGGGATATTCAAAACTCTCTTTATTTATCTTTGGATGAGGCCTGTGCCCTTACCTCTCTGGCGGCCTCTTTAGAGGAAATCTTTTCTTGGGATATTAATTTTGGAACCGATTTGAGAGAGGGGGATACTTACAGCATTTTGTATGAGGAACGTTGGCGGAAAGGGCTTTTTGTGGGACCAGGAAAGGTCCTTGCGGCCCGATTTGAAAACCAGGGTAAGACGTTTGAAGCCGTCTTTTTCGAAGGCCGGAATGGGGATAAAGGTTATTTTGATCCCAATGGAAATTCCCTTCAAAGAAAATTTCTAAAATCACCCCTCCGGTTCAAAACCATCAGCTCTCCTTTTTCAAAAAACCGCCTTCATCCCATCCTAAAAATTCGGAAACCCCATTTGGGCATCGATTTCGCCGCCCCTTATGGAACCCCCGTAAGATCCTCCGCAGATGGCCTTGTGGTTTTTAAAGGAAAAAATGGGGGCATGGGAAAAATGATTAAAATTCGACATAATCAAACTTTTTCAAGCGCCTACGGTCATCTTTCCCGGTATTCCAAAAAAATTGAGATCGGAAGGTCTATTAAGCAGGGGGAAGTCCTCGGGTATGTGGGCTCTAGTGGCTTGGCGACGGCACCCCACCTCCACTATTCTTTTTACCAAAAAGGAAGATTAGTCAATCCTTTAAATATAAAAAACCCAAATGTCCGGTTTCTATCTCCCTCAGAACTGGATGAATTTAAAAAAAGAGCCCGAAACTTTCTCTACCAAATCGCCCCATCTCCGGCCCGCATTTTTACCGCTTCTCATTCTGCCTCAAAAACTTAA